GGCAGATATTCTACCCTCACTCGCAATCAAACTAATATGCCCCTTCTTTGTCGATAAGATATCGTACCCGAGGAGGGTCGTTGCTCTAATCATCACCAGTTTTGTTGGAATGTTGCTCGTCTCGGCAAGCTCGTTAAAATTGACTATAACGGGGATAGTGCTTGCATCGTTGTCCTCAGGGTTTGGCGAGGTAACGTTTTTGCAACTCACACACGTCTTCCCGCAGAGTGCCCTAAATGGGTGGTCCTCGGGGACAGGCGCAGCAGGATTGCTGGGCACTTCCGCATACATGTTCCTCACCTCCATCTGTAGAATTCGAGTGACAATGGCGCTCTTACTCTTTGCAGTGATGCCCTTTGCatttctccttttcttcaaactgGATACCGAGTTGATTCACCCAGATACGAGCTCCCAACACCGTGCACATTTGAAGCTGGAAGAATTGCTCTACAGAACTCGAGGGCTTGTCATACCCTACATGCTACCGCTGACCTCGGTCTACCTGTTCGAATATATGATAAATCAAGCAATATCGCCCACACTGCTTTTCCCGCTGGGGGGCACCGACAGGGACGGCGGATCGGAAAGAGGCAGTGGGATacctttcttcttcaaaaaatacagGGACATCTACGTTACTTACAGTACATTGTACCAGTTGGGGGTCTACATTTCGAGATCCTCAGGGAAATGGATTAGAATAAAGCATTTGTACTTGCTGTCTCACCTCCAAGCCTTGAATTTTGTCCTGGCCCTGATTCAATCGTGGCTGTTTGTTGTAAAATCGCCATGGCCGGTCATGTTTATGGTATTTTACGAGGGACTTCTTGGTGGCGCCTCTTACGTTAACACTTTTTTGAACGTCTCGGATGATATCGACGACCCTAAGTTGAAAGAGTTTGCTCTGGGCACTGTCTCCATTGCCGACTCTTCAGGCATTTTTGTCGCAGCATTACTTGGACTACCGTTGGAACCGGCCTTGTGTAAGCATCAATTGGCAGATGGGAGGCCCTGGTGTAGAAtggaataaaaaaaatggagGTTAGAAATGGGAATATTCGTCGCCTATTTTGTAAATTTTCCATCAATTATAATCCTAGTTGTAACTATAAAATTTTTGCATAGTATGTGGAAATCATAATAAATGTCACCTCAATGAGTAGTATTACTTGACAAGTTCTTATCGAAGAATGTAAGGATAACCCAAGCAGAAACAATGCAAAGTAGTTCAATAAGATAGGAACTTGATTCCTCAAGTTGTTAGCCGCGATACAGCCGCATGATAAAACGAAATAAAATAGCTGACGACTCTTGATAAATCTCGTAATCTTTGCCCTCAAACTGGTAACTTGAGCACGTTCAGGTAAAGTAAGTAATCCAGTTTGCGTTGGTGGGTTTTCGAAAATGTCACAATCGGGGAGCAAACTCAAGTAACTGCTTCCCTTCTCATTGATAATCTGCTCCGCTGTTTCCAATTCGGAGTCATCACTAGAGTTATGGTTTGATACAAATCCTGCGTTATATTCTTCAGATTGTTCTGTAGGAGATATATGTTCTAAGCACTCCTCTACCTCCTTTGCAGTTGGTCTGTCTTTGGGGTTTAAGGAAAGCAGCATTTCCATCAGATCAAATATTCTTTCATCAACACCGAGAAGGTTCATAGATGCATGTTTTTCGAGCAAAGAATATTTGGATCCAATTCGGAACCTTTTCAGTTCCTCTTTCATTCGAGAAAACTCCATCTCGGGCGCAAAGGGTAAGCTACCGAAAACAATGAAATAGCAAATCATTCCAAGCGAAAACATGTCTGATGCGAATGTATATTCATTATACCTACGTCCGGTCCCTTGAACTTCTGCTGCTATACTGGGGGAGATTATTACCTCAGGGGCCGTGTACTCAAGGGTGCCTGTGCAGCCCGTTGCGGAGCGTGATTCCCCAGCAAGCTGGCTTTCACCTAAATCTCCTATTACCACAGTTGGAAATAAAGCTGCATCGCCTTCTACACTTTTAAACACTTTCTCATCTGgtttttcatcatcatagTCACTTATGCTCGGCTCAGTATACTTGGACAGCAATAGGCAGTTGGATGGTTTCAGATCTCTGTGAATTATTCCAATGTCATGCAATTCATTTAATCCCCTTGCAATATCACGCAAAATGGACACTATCTGGGCTGTGGTTAAACCAATATTCGAAGGCTTGTGGTGCTCACTTCTcaaccttcttttttccctgaATCGTTTCTTCCTTTCTATGGTCGAAACCTTCTCTGgaaattttttgaataCGTCAATTAAGATACAGTCTTCTAAATTCCCGCCTGAGCAGTATTGCTGGAGAATAAATAAGCAAGGAATTTTCTCGTTTTCCATTTCGTTTACTTTTACACCATAAGATGAATCCATTTCTAACCAGACATGGTTGTACGTGATTAAATTGGCACTCTTGTGAGTTAGGGAACTTAGATGCTGAACTTCTCTGATGCATTTGTTAAACCACTTCATGTCGTTCCCGATGGAAatctttttcaaagcaAATACACCCAAATTGGTATCACCTATTTTATGAACAACCTTGAAAACGGAGCCACGGGCGCCATTCCCGAGCAGTGATAAAGTAGTAAAGAATTTATGAAAATAACCTGGTATAAACAGATCCTCAGGTATGAAAGACCCATATGCTGACCGTTCAGTTGAGTCACGTATTGAATGCCTTTTGTGGGTTGATTGTAGcaatttgaaatatttgTAGGACAAAGTCACATTTGGAAGTGCCTTGGTGGCACCGCTAGTAGCTCTAACGGAATTTACGCCTTCGTTGCTTCCTGTAGTGGTGTTATTTTGCTCTACTGGATTAGAGCTCATTATCTCCGTACCACACTGAGGGCAAATATAGGCGGCAATAGAAATATGTTCGTGATTTCTCCTAGTTCTAATGCTTTCCAAGCTGTAGGGGTCATTTGACCAGTTTCGTGGATGGACCTGTTCAAATACCGCTAATTTGTCTGCAGATGGGTTTACAATCACCAAAGATTTGGAAGTTGGATCATTTAGTATAAGCGAATCATCCATGTAAGGAACCAGACTCATATTGGTGGTTGTTAGCTTCCAATCTTTTTTAGTCCCAGTTCTATCTTTCCGTAATATATCACCGATAGGTCCCCGTGGACAGTAATACCGCTCGAACCCTCCTTCTATTACCACTCTGGCACCTTTTCAAGCTTAAACGTTCGGGGGTGAATTTGAATGCAATTTTTGAACCCTGAAATTTTGGTTCCTCGGCTTaatgtttttcttttaaatCTTTGCATACTGTCAGTCTGAGAAATGAGAGATTTCCAACCATGAGTTGTGTCCCTGAACAGTTGGTACATTATTTTAAATAGAACTGCTGGTTAAGGTTAATTGAACTGCAGAAGAGGAATCCCAAgccaaagaaaaaaatttgcCATCCTCAGTATATTCTGTAGAAGTACGCGTTCGCAGCTTCTTTAGCTAATACCGCTCATCATTCCACTGTATCAGTTAAATCCCCTCCCCTTCTCCACGCTCCTGGTCTGTAAGATATACCATTGTGTTTGATCGATATTACTTGGATATCATTGGGTCAGATCCTTGTTATAATATAAGATTTCATAAAGTCCTAGCATCTATAAAAATTTATATATCACTGCTCATCATTTGAATCAGAGTCATTATCGCtctcctgtttcttcatcCTGGCCAACTTGACCAATGGAGCAAGAGATACGTTTGGTTCTGAATATTCTGTAATAAAGGGATCTTCTAGCAAAGTTGATGCTGATGCTCTCTCGTCGGGGTTGACTTTTAGACACCAACTCAAGAAGTCATTCAACACATCACTCAAAAGCTCGGGTTCCTTTAGTTTTGGAGTGCCGTTGGTTGCAATCAAATAAAGCGCTCTTAGTGGAGTTTCGTTCAAATACGGAGGCTCACTCTCTATCATTTCGATAATCATTATACCCAACGACCAAATATCGACTTTGGGCCCATATTCCTTCCTGGATACAACTTCGGGTGCCATCCAGTATGGTGTTCCTACCATGGTGGTCCTTTTTAAATTATGTTCATTAATTTGAGCACAAAAGCCAAAGTCTGTAAGTTTGATGTCACCTTTCATGGAAAGCAGAATGTTATCAGATTTAATATCTCTATGGATCACACCGTTGGAATGCAAAAACTGTAAGCCCCTCAGCGTTTCTCTACAAACGGTACCTATCTGTCCCTCCGTGAGTATGCAATGTGTAACCACGTCAGTTAGTGAGCCACCCTCCATAAATTCCATGATAACCCAAAGATCACCCTTCAGCAAGAATGAGTCTATGAAATTAACGATATTGGGGTGCTTGCTATCCTTCATGACAATAATTTCGTTAATGATTAACTCCTTCTTGGGctgtttctccaaattcaTCTGTTTGATAGCAACAGACGCGTCAGTGCCTACTTCGTACGCAGTGTAAACACCACCGGAGGCACCTTGTCCGATCTTGACTAAATTTGTGTATTTTTGACTTGGGTCACCGTCCGAGCAGATTTCCGCAAGCCGGGCAtatatttctttcttgtgcctttctctttcctctctctttttttcacttgCCTTCTTAGAGACTCTTGATAAACTCTTGGAGTTCGGCGTTGTTTTGGGAATCGGAGGAAATGCTGCATTACCTTGTTTCGAAGTGCTGTCCAATGAGGGCGAAGAAGTTATCGATAGTGGAGTTGGGGGGAGGCTTGGTGAACTCTGTTTGCTTGTACTCTGAGGCAATGGGGGTAAAGGTTGGAGTTCCTTCTTCGTAGAGTTCTCCCTCGAAGACATTGACGACACCAAATTGGGCTCGCCATTAGACTCCCCCCTCTGTCCGACAGATGCAGATACTAGAGTTGGGCTGGCAAGTGTATTTACCTCTTTATTACTTCCTGGAGGTCTGGGAGCTGGTCTTGATGGTATGAATTTATCGTTCTGTATATCAGATGATGTTTGGTTACCAGGCGAAAGGGCTTTGGGAGATGTCGTCCGTTTGAAGGGTTGATACTCATTTATCCTCGGAGTCAACGTATCTGGAGTCTTTGCGGAAGATGAAGAGGATTTTGTCTTAGATGACGGCCTATAAGGCGATTCATGCTCTGTGTTTTCAATAACGGAGGGGAACTTTGGGTCTGTTCCTtgaactttgaaagttttgattGTTTTATCTTCGTTTGTGGTTTGAGTCACATCTTGGTAGAACTGTACTATATCCATAACTGTATCCatgttttgttgttgttccttTTTAGTGATCCCGCTGGAAGTGAGCAGTTTTTGCCACTCCTCTGGCAGTCCAATATACTCTCCTGTCTTCTTATCCACACCGACATGATGAATGTGTTTAGCGTTGTATGGGGTTGATATCTTTAGCGAAGTGTTAGACGACCTCTTAGACAAGGACGGTGTCTCGTTCTGGTAACTCCCGCCACTGCTATTGCTATTATTACTGTTccttttgatattgtttaCAAACGAAGAGAATACGCCCTTCATTCTACTACCACTACTTGAGGTGGTATTACTGCTCAGGGTGATACTacttttgtttttattgCTAGGTTGAAGGTTATTTTTACCCTTTGTCGATTTAACCAAGTTCGGTGATGATGCATTCGATCTCATACCACTAGGGCTGACCCCCTTTTCGGCCCCGTTTGTCGAAGAGTGCAAGTTCCCTTTCGAGGACCCCTTTTTGGCACCGCTGGTTACGACAGGAGTCGAGGCAGACCTTTGGAATTCCTGGTGTTCTTCAGCGATTTTAGGGAAcgttttttcctttgtaGTGATTGCACTGCCAATAATACCTTGTATTTGAGCTCCTTGTAAATGTGACGTACCTGTTTTGTGATCTTGCAAACTTGGCGACATGCTCTTATTGTTATGTCGTGAGGGGGACGTAGGTGAGACAGCTAGCTCCGGATCGGCTCCTTCGTCATTCTCACCCACTTTTTGATCATTGTCGTCGTTGTGTTCCAATTTCGAAGGTATTTCATTTGAGTGGATAGGGGTGTCTAGCGTGCTTGAACTTGTAGAGTCACCTTGCGCGGAACTACTATCCTTCCTCCTTGGGTCCATGGAGTGGTAAACGTTAGCATGACTATTATTTGCGCCGCTGCTTTCCATATctactatttttttccGTTATTGTCCTCTATATGCGGCTGGTAGTTCTAGGAATATGTAACAATGTAGTGGATGGGAGCTGTTTTAGTGAAAAGTAGAATACGTTCGAAGTTTTTgcttgtttgtttttt
The genomic region above belongs to Huiozyma naganishii CBS 8797 chromosome 2, complete genome and contains:
- the YHC3 gene encoding amino acid transporter YHC3 (similar to Saccharomyces cerevisiae YHC3 (YJL059W); ancestral locus Anc_1.322) — encoded protein: MDPYMYFWLFGLINNVLYVVILSAAVDLIGPSSPKSLVLLADILPSLAIKLICPFFVDKISYPRRVVALIITSFVGMLLVSASSLKLTITGIVLASLSSGFGEVTFLQLTHVFPQSALNGWSSGTGAAGLLGTSAYMFLTSICRIRVTMALLLFAVMPFAFLLFFKLDTELIHPDTSSQHRAHLKLEELLYRTRGLVIPYMLPLTSVYLFEYMINQAISPTLLFPLGGTDRDGGSERGSGIPFFFKKYRDIYVTYSTLYQLGVYISRSSGKWIRIKHLYLLSHLQALNFVLALIQSWLFVVKSPWPVMFMVFYEGLLGGASYVNTFLNVSDDIDDPKLKEFALGTVSIADSSGIFVAALLGLPLEPALCKHQLADGRPWCRME
- the IKS1 gene encoding protein kinase IKS1 (similar to Saccharomyces cerevisiae IKS1 (YJL057C); ancestral locus Anc_1.324) — protein: MSLVPYMDDSLILNDPTSKSLVIVNPSADKLAVFEQVHPRNWSNDPYSLESIRTRRNHEHISIAAYICPQCGTEIMSSNPVEQNNTTTGSNEGVNSVRATSGATKALPNVTLSYKYFKLLQSTHKRHSIRDSTERSAYGSFIPEDLFIPGYFHKFFTTLSLLGNGARGSVFKVVHKIGDTNLGVFALKKISIGNDMKWFNKCIREVQHLSSLTHKSANLITYNHVWLEMDSSYGVKVNEMENEKIPCLFILQQYCSGGNLEDCILIDVFKKFPEKVSTIERKKRFREKRRLRSEHHKPSNIGLTTAQIVSILRDIARGLNELHDIGIIHRDLKPSNCLLLSKYTEPSISDYDDEKPDEKVFKSVEGDAALFPTVVIGDLGESQLAGESRSATGCTGTLEYTAPEVIISPSIAAEVQGTGRRYNEYTFASDMFSLGMICYFIVFGSLPFAPEMEFSRMKEELKRFRIGSKYSLLEKHASMNLLGVDERIFDLMEMLLSLNPKDRPTAKEVEECLEHISPTEQSEEYNAGFVSNHNSSDDSELETAEQIINEKGSSYLSLLPDCDIFENPPTQTGLLTLPERAQVTSLRAKITRFIKSRQLFYFVLSCGCIAANNLRNQVPILLNYFALFLLGLSLHSSIRTCQVILLIEVTFIMISTYYAKIL
- the STE20 gene encoding mitogen-activated protein kinase kinase kinase kinase STE20 (similar to Saccharomyces cerevisiae STE20 (YHL007C); ancestral locus Anc_2.496) gives rise to the protein MESSGANNSHANVYHSMDPRRKDSSSAQGDSTSSSTLDTPIHSNEIPSKLEHNDDNDQKVGENDEGADPELAVSPTSPSRHNNKSMSPSLQDHKTGTSHLQGAQIQGIIGSAITTKEKTFPKIAEEHQEFQRSASTPVVTSGAKKGSSKGNLHSSTNGAEKGVSPSGMRSNASSPNLVKSTKGKNNLQPSNKNKSSITLSSNTTSSSGSRMKGVFSSFVNNIKRNSNNSNSSGGSYQNETPSLSKRSSNTSLKISTPYNAKHIHHVGVDKKTGEYIGLPEEWQKLLTSSGITKKEQQQNMDTVMDIVQFYQDVTQTTNEDKTIKTFKVQGTDPKFPSVIENTEHESPYRPSSKTKSSSSSAKTPDTLTPRINEYQPFKRTTSPKALSPGNQTSSDIQNDKFIPSRPAPRPPGSNKEVNTLASPTLVSASVGQRGESNGEPNLVSSMSSRENSTKKELQPLPPLPQSTSKQSSPSLPPTPLSITSSPSLDSTSKQGNAAFPPIPKTTPNSKSLSRVSKKASEKKREERERHKKEIYARLAEICSDGDPSQKYTNLVKIGQGASGGVYTAYEVGTDASVAIKQMNLEKQPKKELIINEIIVMKDSKHPNIVNFIDSFLLKGDLWVIMEFMEGGSLTDVVTHCILTEGQIGTVCRETLRGLQFLHSNGVIHRDIKSDNILLSMKGDIKLTDFGFCAQINEHNLKRTTMVGTPYWMAPEVVSRKEYGPKVDIWSLGIMIIEMIESEPPYLNETPLRALYLIATNGTPKLKEPELLSDVLNDFLSWCLKVNPDERASASTLLEDPFITEYSEPNVSLAPLVKLARMKKQESDNDSDSNDEQ